The genome window aatacattatatttttatataaatacattattttttcgTCTGTATTTTATTTATTCCGAAGGTCTGTATTGTTTGAACACGACCGAATATCACTAttaactttcttctcttctttgctattgagtcacatacaatgatataaatacattatattatgtataaaTATAGTAAAATACATTGTATTTTTGTACAAATACATTATTTTTTGCCTGTATTTTATGTATTCTGAAGGTCTGTAATGTTTGAATACATCTGAATATCActgtttttgtgattttttgttgtttgaatacagtcgaattgaatacggtgaattgaatacaatgtataatagTGAATAATGAATATCGGGGAATTGAATACAATTtatacagtcgaattgaatagAACGGTATACACCCCATTtcttgattttttgttgttttgaATACAACTGAATTCAATAGAGTGAAATTGAATACAATTCAATATTGCGTCTTCTGTTATTAAACATCGTAATCACTATTTTTAGGTGTATTACCTCATTGTATTTACAAATATATTTGTCCGAATACATGGAATACATAATTAAACAGTTGTAATCCCTACTTTTTAAACGGATTGcctcactgtatttataaatacagttgCACGAATACTTAGAATACAACACAGTAGCAACAAATTTTTGTAGAATTTGATTTTGTTAagttaaattaggagtgataTACGCTAATTGATCATATTTCTGTTATTAAACAGCTGGACTCCCTACTTACTAGATGAATTTCGCGactgtattcataaatacagtAGCGTGAATACAACGAATACAGTCTTATAGCAACGAAATTTTGTAGAattaattttattgagttaaattaggagtgatacacgCCAATTGATCCTCTTCCATAATTAAACAGCTGGACTCCCTACTTACTAGATGAATTTTGTGactgtattcataaatacagtagcgcgaatacagTCCGATAGCAACAAAATTTTGTAGAATTAATTTTGTAgagttaaattaggagtgatacacgCTAATTGATCCTCTTTCCATAATTAAACAGCTGGACTCCCTACTTATTAGGCGAATTTCAcgactgtattcatgaatatagtagcGCGAATACAACAAATACAGTCCGGTAGCAACGAAATTTtagctataaaaaataaatatgtagATAATAggtataggaagttaatagccatTAAACTATTGTGGTTTCTGAAAAATTCTATTTATATTTTGCCGTAGGCTATAAGGTCCATGAACAGATGATCCATAATTTTTTGCAGAACTTTTGTACGTTTCTACCTTCAAACATGGTCTTGGTTACCCATTGAAACTTAATTGGGATTTAATTCACCATTAGTATAAAAAAAGTTGTATTTCCAGTATACTTTAATTAGTTACAACAAGTTATATACTCTATTTAATTTCCAAATTATCATATCAAATACGATACAAATAAATAATTCCTCGTGACTATAGGTAACTCAAAGCACTTACAATTATGGGATGACGTTAAAATATAAATGGGTTGCATGTATTACATTAATTACTAGACGTATTCGAAGACAAACTAATTTGAATTAAATATCGAAATAGACTCATGACAATCAGTAAAGAAGTTAAACTCTTTATTTATATAAGAAGTATGTTTGACCTTTATAAAACCGGCAACTAATCAAACCTTAGCAAAATGAAAACGGCGTACAAGATAAGGAACTTACAATATCCACACATTTGAATTAAGGGGCCATCCTTTTGACAGAAGATTTTCAGATACCCTTTTTAGTTGTCAAATGTCTCTTTGTGTCCTTTAAATTGTTTTGCCCATGTTCTCATTTGGACCACCTGGACTAACATTCACAGATCCACATTGACActcttcgccgaaaaattacactatattattagataattttattttttttatatatatttactatAGGTTGACTCCCCTTGATTTTTCGATGTatctaattttttatattttgacacccctggATGAAATTTTTGATCGTCCATCCAAAGATATTTCTTCTCTCAAAGCCCTTAAACGAACAAACCTTCTTCTTTTAGTACATTCCTGTAAAGAAGATATTCATGTAAAGAAGATATTTTTTTTCTGAAACAAATTAAATGGCAATTCTTGACACCAAAGATAAAAACAATTGTTTCCACAAACTAAAGGGTTTGTTATGGTAAAACTATGACGCTGATAGTTATGAGAAGATATATGTTATTGTAAACCTTATTACTTTATGTCCCTCATATTATTTAGTTTTGATAAAAAACTAGTACTAAACGAGTTGATATCATAACGATTAATATAATTGCCGATCACGTTCCTACTTATCTTGAGCTCGTTTGGCTTAGCTAATTGTAAATAGCTGATAAATTTAAAGTGTTGAAAAGCACTTTTAGGCGTTggaacagatttttataaataaaCAGTTATATGTTTGGATAAAAGCGTTAGAAATTGAAAACAAGCAgttaaaatatttagtaaaaagaTGTTGATAAGCTATTCTTTTATTAAACTGACTAAAATATCCTTAGTTttacaaaagattataaattaaaaagtttattCGTAAAGAAAATTAGGAGGAAcaacgaatatggaatgaagataaaattagaaattttattttgtgaAAGGTATTTTGTgagttaaaaaatattattaagaatAAAATAGCAAAAATTTTTGTCAAACTAAAAGTACTTATAAGCTAAAAAGACATAAGTTGGGGATGATCAACACTTACCTTATAAGCACTTTAGATATAAGTCAAAAGGTACTTATAAACTAGTTTGACTActttataagcttagccaaacactctCGTTATCTTCTTAGATCTTTAAATACTTATCTTTGTTTTTAAGAAATCATTTAGCCGAAAATAAGATCAATGACTCAAATAGAATGTTGAAATAGGTAAAAGTTGTGAGGAATTCCAATAAGGAAATTCAGAAAGACACGGACTGTTGCAATTGATATTCAACTACTTCTATATATTACCTACAACAAAATCAACATTACACTAGAAATTTTTGGCCAAGGAAATTCGATAACTTATATACGTACTATATAAGTATCTTTTTTTTCTCTGTGTATATGCACTATGCAATTTTCTTGTGAAATCAACTTGGAGTATATATATAGCTTTACCTTTGGTAAAATTGTACATGATCGGTCATTGAGCTTGTTGACATAGTTTTTCATCCAGAATACTCTCCTAACTAATTGGAATAATTTGTTTAGTTATTGGAATATGCTTGCTTCTTCGAACAAATTCcaacaaaatctcaaaaagagaatTCTTGTATTCTTCTTCGACAAAAAATCATCGTTCACATGCATCACAGCCCAAAATATGTCGTTTCCTTCGTACCCTAAAAGCATGCACGTGAAACCTTCTCTGCATAGGCGCCATATCTCTAACAACCAATAGCAATAAATAAAAGGGAGATTAAAAATGGAAATATCCATGCAAATTCAACTCTATAAATACGTACGTCAAAACCCTATCAAGATAACAAAACCAAAACCATATTCttcaaagaaaaaagaaacacaCACGATGTTTTTTCAAGCCTTCTTCATCTTCTCCCTTCTCTTCCTCTCCTCTGATGCCGCTGTCCTCGATTTCTGTGTCGGGGACTTATCAGTCCCCGACGGTCCAGGCGGCTACGCCTGCAAAAAACCATCAGCAGTAACTGCGAATGACTTTGTATTTTCTGGCCTAGCCACTCCAGTTAAACTTAACCCTCTCATTAAAGCCGCAGTCACACCTGCTTTTGCTCCTCAATTTCCAGGACTTAACGGTCTTGGAATTTCAATGGCTAGGCTAGATTTAGCTATAGGTGGTGTTATCCCAATGCATACACACCCTGGAGCTTCAGAAGTACTTTATGTTGTAACTGGAGAAATTTGTGCTGGATTTATTTCTTCCTCAGACAACAAAGTTTTTTTCAAGAACCTTAAACAAGGAGACATTATGGTTTTCCCACAAGGGTTGTTGCATTTCCAAATTAACTCTGGGAAAACTACTGGTTTAGCTATTGTTTCTTTCAGTAGTCCAACTCCAGGTCTTCAAATTACGGATTTCGCTCTCTTTGCTAATGATTTGGCTACTGAACTTGTGCAGGCGACTACGTTCCTTGACGCTGCCACAATCAAGAAGTTGAAGGGTGTCCTTGGTGGCACCAACTAATTAGGTTTCAACAACATATTTGGGACAGaggcgtagttgttgttgttggaatAAGTTTCGACACAAATAATCATTGGGGTCTTTTGTTTAGTTTcactttagtatttttttttggaaaatttgatgtTTTTGATGTCTTGTTCTGTTTGTGTCTCATGTTTAAGCGTCAATTATCAGAGTTGAATTTTGCTTCTTCTGGACTTTCTAGGCCCTTTGGTAATTTGTTTTATAAATTCAGTTCAAGTAATTTATTTTCTTCAGTTGCATTTTGAACGTCGAATTTCTAAATGTAAGTCTCATCAGTACGCAAAACCAACAACATATAATAGTCTGAAAATATGACATTATTTTCCTCAATCCATATTTGGCATTAAGAATAAATCTACCACAATTGCTATCTTCATGAGTTAACCTAATATATCTCTTGGACATAGGCGGATTTAGCATTTCTATAATATGGGTGCACCaaataaaaaaactgaaaaagaaGAAGTAAGTACTAAGTTTGGAATTGATCCATGTTCCCTTGGATAAATAACTCATCATTCAACCAAGTGCAACGCTCAACTTTTTTGGAGCATGGGGAATAAACAAACAATATTAGATCAATTTTAcgaaatatatacatataatatctAGTTTGGCAGAAAAATCATAGATTCACGTGCACTTTAAAAACGGCCTAAAGCCCCCTACTCGCGGAGTTCCAAAATTTGCGCGTAAAACTTCTCAAGGAGGCAATCTTGATTACCAACTAAAGACATTGAAAAAGATAAGATGaatgtgtttggctaattaagtCAATTCCAATAGTAACTCTTACTAAGATATGATATTGTTCGCTTTAGATTAGATTAGGctatagtacaagtacagttTTCGAAAAGGCCTCATACGATGAAAATGTTCACTATAGTTGTATGCAGATTTCTCATCAACTTCCAATGTACGACGCTCCCACACCCAACTAACAAAATAGAAATAAAAGCTTCTTATCAGAAGTTATCTAAAACCTTATCTTAATGGATGTGTGACAGAAAATAGTTCATGTCTCTAGCACATAAAACTCCTTAAATTTGTTTCTAGCGAAAACAAAGATATTCTCTTCGCTATAGTAATATCTAGGCTTGTATGTAGTATTTTTTTTACTTCTTACTCGTCCACACGTCTTGTCCTTCACCTTATTCTGCCTTTCTATTGCATACTTTGGAGAGGTGGATGCGAAATGTTCACCAAGgagattaaaataaaataaaatattaaaac of Nicotiana tomentosiformis chromosome 7, ASM39032v3, whole genome shotgun sequence contains these proteins:
- the LOC104092826 gene encoding auxin-binding protein ABP19a-like produces the protein MFFQAFFIFSLLFLSSDAAVLDFCVGDLSVPDGPGGYACKKPSAVTANDFVFSGLATPVKLNPLIKAAVTPAFAPQFPGLNGLGISMARLDLAIGGVIPMHTHPGASEVLYVVTGEICAGFISSSDNKVFFKNLKQGDIMVFPQGLLHFQINSGKTTGLAIVSFSSPTPGLQITDFALFANDLATELVQATTFLDAATIKKLKGVLGGTN